In Luxibacter massiliensis, a single genomic region encodes these proteins:
- a CDS encoding cob(I)yrinic acid a,c-diamide adenosyltransferase, with translation MKIYTKNGDSGKTSLMNGISVSKSDDRIELLGTIDELSSNIGLAKVIAEPSLRERLSQIQRELMQMMAGIADPRNMEYRFTKEETLGLEEEIDRMEALFTRAKEFVLYGGCEQSARLDVARAVARRAERRFRRVAQNYGADSKAMQYMNRLADYLYVAARYADFRSLTEPDEKVRQEIVKNVMENIGR, from the coding sequence ATGAAGATTTATACTAAAAATGGGGACAGCGGTAAAACTTCTCTCATGAATGGAATTAGTGTTTCAAAATCTGATGACCGAATTGAGCTGCTGGGGACTATTGATGAATTAAGCAGCAATATTGGCCTTGCTAAAGTGATCGCTGAGCCATCTTTAAGAGAGCGCCTGTCACAGATACAAAGGGAGCTGATGCAGATGATGGCCGGTATTGCTGATCCCAGAAATATGGAATATCGGTTTACTAAAGAAGAAACACTGGGTCTTGAGGAGGAGATTGACCGCATGGAGGCTCTGTTTACACGGGCAAAAGAGTTTGTCCTTTATGGGGGCTGTGAACAGTCCGCACGCCTGGATGTGGCACGGGCTGTTGCCAGGAGGGCGGAGCGCAGGTTTCGGCGGGTGGCCCAGAATTATGGGGCTGACAGTAAAGCCATGCAGTATATGAACCGGCTGGCAGATTATTTATATGTCGCGGCCCGCTATGCGGACTTTAGATCTTTGACAGAGCCAGATGAAAAGGTACGCCAGGAGATTGTAAAAAATGTGATGGAGAACATAGGAAGATAG
- a CDS encoding GHKL domain-containing protein, producing MLLYNLIRLTLATGLVTFLISKDVDKRKLFTVVYTSIFLLFTAVSLIFTVHISWYAAFFTEFMRMLLQLAAAYIYTERGFYYFIKESVYYVLFNLIFSGLTILEGLLLSNWQHFMTTLAVLDGILFPSLLTLLSLLAVWFLIRLNFFDKIPYNIMKFLFISMTLMDLGAGLVIRTSQVPFHRMLAVCLLVFFLWILFLTVFIFFRHRYKSEARSIYQEILKNQYAFYQNIQADPDEVHKLRHDLSNHLQILGHLSSCPQNTEIQEYRRTLMQTLYNTPQPKSESQTPRCKHTGHQTSSTASRGIRPSRQSPNGHVNMSARLLALGNKSFPVKRKNFIYYIICIAIMFFCILGFRVFIFPHISQNYSIYEWAAFILMSILLGVTCLTISIYAKAEYTQRRTRQMLENAASLKMQWDEVQKMASTALSGKTNEFSFQKEQIYFTSLPVINTVLNIKHRYCRQHKILPVWHIYVPPVCQIEPVDMAGLLVNLIDNGIEACLLLPEDKRKLTVQMQARANFWIIEVENSKLPYEHPTQNGFHSMKGEGHGLGHQIVMDLVHKYNGEIHYIDKGNIFLTTVMLDVMT from the coding sequence ATGCTTTTGTACAATCTGATAAGGCTTACATTGGCCACTGGCCTAGTTACATTCCTGATAAGTAAAGACGTGGATAAAAGAAAACTTTTTACAGTTGTATATACAAGTATATTTTTATTGTTTACCGCTGTCTCCCTTATATTCACGGTACATATTTCGTGGTATGCCGCCTTTTTTACGGAGTTTATGCGTATGCTCCTTCAGTTGGCCGCAGCCTATATTTATACAGAACGCGGATTTTATTACTTTATAAAAGAATCTGTATACTATGTATTATTCAACCTGATTTTCTCGGGACTCACTATCCTGGAGGGACTGCTGCTGTCTAACTGGCAGCATTTTATGACAACTCTTGCTGTCTTGGATGGAATACTTTTCCCCAGCCTTTTGACCCTTTTATCTCTTTTGGCTGTATGGTTCCTAATACGCTTGAATTTCTTTGATAAAATCCCCTACAATATCATGAAATTTCTCTTTATTTCTATGACATTAATGGATCTGGGGGCAGGACTGGTCATCCGCACAAGTCAGGTTCCCTTTCACCGTATGTTGGCGGTCTGTCTCTTAGTATTCTTTTTATGGATTTTATTTCTCACTGTATTTATATTTTTCCGCCACAGATATAAGTCTGAGGCCCGCAGTATCTATCAGGAGATTTTGAAAAACCAATATGCATTTTATCAGAATATACAGGCGGATCCCGATGAAGTCCACAAACTACGCCATGATCTTTCCAACCATCTTCAGATCTTAGGCCATCTGTCCAGTTGTCCCCAAAATACAGAGATACAGGAATACCGGCGTACCCTGATGCAAACCTTATATAATACTCCACAGCCTAAATCTGAGAGCCAAACGCCCCGATGCAAGCATACGGGGCATCAAACTAGCAGCACTGCAAGCCGGGGTATTAGACCCTCGCGGCAGTCGCCAAATGGACATGTAAACATGTCCGCTCGGCTCCTCGCTCTCGGGAATAAAAGCTTTCCTGTAAAAAGAAAAAACTTCATATACTACATTATCTGTATTGCCATAATGTTCTTCTGTATATTAGGGTTTAGGGTATTTATTTTTCCCCATATTTCCCAGAACTATAGCATATATGAGTGGGCCGCCTTTATTTTGATGAGTATACTGCTGGGTGTCACATGCCTGACAATCTCTATATATGCCAAGGCTGAATATACACAGCGCAGGACACGGCAGATGCTTGAGAATGCCGCTTCCCTTAAAATGCAATGGGATGAGGTCCAAAAAATGGCCAGCACTGCTTTATCTGGCAAAACAAATGAATTTAGTTTCCAAAAGGAACAGATATACTTTACTTCCCTTCCAGTTATAAATACTGTACTAAACATCAAGCACCGTTATTGCCGGCAGCATAAAATCCTGCCAGTCTGGCATATTTATGTCCCTCCCGTCTGCCAGATCGAACCTGTAGACATGGCAGGCCTTCTCGTAAACCTGATTGATAATGGAATCGAAGCCTGCCTGCTCCTTCCAGAAGACAAACGCAAACTGACGGTACAAATGCAGGCCAGGGCAAACTTTTGGATAATAGAGGTAGAAAACTCTAAACTTCCCTACGAGCACCCTACTCAAAATGGATTTCATTCCATGAAAGGGGAAGGGCATGGCCTGGGGCATCAGATTGTCATGGATCTGGTACATAAATATAATGGGGAAATTCATTATATTGATAAAGGCAATATATTTCTAACCACAGTTATGCTGGATGTAATGACTTAA
- a CDS encoding LytR/AlgR family response regulator transcription factor: protein MNTLIICDDEQSIAEDLQSRISSILSEEWDIQFFCSPDKFRDYMRGAKTLPDILFMDIQFGAENGIELAYEIQSRCPWTAVVLITGYINFANDIFTIRPAYFLVKPIDDDKLAASVERALEYLNSCRDTAVTLQSNGNIFTLRSSEIYYVESEKRRLHIHTTAERYTVYMKLNEIKEQLPDCFLSCHKSYLVNLNYIHTLTSQKITLVNSAEIPVSRSRYKKFKEDFMHFFSMENRRQQRRF from the coding sequence ATGAATACATTGATAATCTGCGATGATGAACAGTCCATTGCCGAGGATTTACAGTCACGCATTTCTTCTATCCTTAGTGAGGAGTGGGATATTCAATTCTTCTGTTCGCCGGATAAGTTCCGGGACTATATGCGCGGCGCTAAAACTTTACCTGACATTTTATTTATGGACATACAGTTCGGAGCGGAGAATGGCATAGAACTGGCCTATGAGATCCAGTCACGCTGCCCATGGACTGCAGTCGTATTGATAACCGGTTATATTAATTTTGCCAATGATATTTTTACTATTCGCCCAGCCTATTTTTTAGTAAAGCCTATTGACGATGACAAATTGGCCGCCTCGGTAGAGCGGGCCCTTGAATACCTGAATAGCTGCCGCGATACTGCAGTCACCCTTCAGAGCAACGGAAATATTTTTACATTAAGAAGCAGTGAAATTTATTATGTAGAGAGTGAGAAGCGCAGGCTCCATATTCATACAACAGCAGAAAGGTATACTGTGTATATGAAACTAAATGAAATAAAAGAACAGCTTCCCGACTGCTTCCTGTCCTGCCATAAAAGTTACCTCGTAAATTTAAATTATATACATACTCTTACTTCACAAAAAATAACTCTGGTTAATTCTGCTGAAATTCCAGTAAGCCGTTCCAGATACAAAAAGTTCAAGGAGGACTTCATGCACTTCTTCAGTATGGAGAACCGCCGGCAGCAAAGGAGATTTTAA
- the asnB gene encoding asparagine synthase (glutamine-hydrolyzing) gives MIKIKEYSGHIRNWEELCERLGIDLSLTREEREELILIRAYETWGHEMADHMHGMFAFALWDEEERKLFCLRDPFGTKPFYYYETEDGRLLYGTTIRGIMEQPGFVKELNEEMLQIYLSLTYVGGENTFFRGLKKLMPGRYLTWQHRKLKIERYFRPEFHPDENRDLEEWADEIHRTIQEIMPEVKSEDEEAESFLSGGVDSSYVLAMSDVKVSDSCGYEEERFDESGLAKQTAEILGRKNRRCLITPEEYFGVVPYVMYNMEQPLGDASAIAFAIACRATAQHTKICYSGEGADEFFGGYNMYRNAERYGENLKNFYVGNTNIMKEDEKQRILKKYDPDVLPIELARDIYEETEGLDPLAKMSDVDIQIWLEGDIYLNVDKMSRAAGLEIRMPLTDRRIFDIASRMPSKYKVNEEQNKVAFRMAAAKVLPEEIAFRKKLGFIVPIRIWMADDRYNQDVRDKFNSRMAAEFFDINAINEIFEDYIGGNSDNWRKVWTIYTFLVWYEEYFIKR, from the coding sequence ATGATAAAAATCAAAGAATACAGTGGACATATTCGCAATTGGGAGGAGCTTTGTGAGCGCCTTGGCATTGACCTTTCTCTTACAAGAGAAGAGCGGGAGGAATTAATTCTAATCAGGGCATATGAAACATGGGGACATGAAATGGCAGACCACATGCATGGAATGTTTGCGTTTGCGCTGTGGGATGAAGAGGAGAGGAAGTTGTTCTGCCTTCGGGATCCTTTTGGTACGAAGCCATTTTATTACTATGAGACTGAAGATGGGCGTCTGCTCTATGGGACAACCATCCGCGGAATTATGGAGCAGCCTGGATTTGTAAAGGAACTAAATGAGGAGATGCTGCAGATTTATCTAAGCCTCACGTATGTGGGGGGAGAGAATACATTTTTCCGCGGACTTAAGAAATTGATGCCGGGGCGCTATCTGACATGGCAGCATAGAAAGCTGAAAATTGAGCGTTATTTTCGGCCGGAGTTTCATCCTGACGAAAACCGGGATCTTGAAGAGTGGGCGGATGAGATTCACAGAACGATTCAGGAAATTATGCCTGAGGTAAAGTCAGAGGATGAGGAAGCAGAGTCATTTCTGTCAGGGGGAGTTGACTCATCTTATGTGCTGGCTATGTCTGATGTTAAGGTGTCTGACTCCTGTGGGTATGAGGAGGAACGTTTTGATGAGTCTGGCTTGGCAAAACAGACGGCAGAAATACTGGGCCGCAAGAACAGAAGATGTCTGATTACGCCAGAGGAGTATTTTGGAGTCGTGCCCTATGTTATGTATAATATGGAGCAGCCTTTGGGAGATGCATCTGCTATTGCATTTGCCATTGCGTGCAGGGCCACAGCTCAGCACACGAAGATCTGCTATTCGGGAGAGGGGGCAGATGAGTTTTTTGGCGGATACAATATGTATAGAAATGCTGAACGCTATGGGGAGAATCTGAAGAACTTTTATGTTGGCAATACTAATATAATGAAGGAAGATGAGAAGCAGAGGATTCTGAAGAAATATGACCCGGATGTATTGCCTATAGAGCTGGCACGGGATATTTACGAGGAAACGGAAGGGTTGGATCCTTTGGCTAAGATGTCAGATGTGGACATCCAAATTTGGCTGGAGGGTGATATCTATTTGAATGTGGATAAAATGAGCAGGGCGGCAGGCCTGGAAATCCGTATGCCCCTGACTGACCGCAGGATTTTTGATATTGCGTCCCGTATGCCGTCGAAATATAAGGTGAATGAGGAGCAGAATAAGGTCGCGTTTAGGATGGCTGCGGCAAAAGTACTGCCAGAGGAAATTGCGTTCAGAAAGAAGCTTGGGTTTATTGTGCCCATCCGCATATGGATGGCAGATGACAGATATAACCAGGATGTCAGAGATAAGTTTAACAGCAGGATGGCCGCTGAGTTTTTTGACATTAATGCCATTAATGAAATCTTTGAGGATTATATAGGCGGTAATTCAGATAATTGGAGGAAAGTGTGGACGATTTATACTTTTCTGGTTTGGTATGAGGAATATTTTATTAAAAGATAA
- the srtB gene encoding class B sortase has translation MSRNQEKKKRKKGRGGGAISTAVLLAAVCVFIFSAYQLTMVLVPYYTGGKEYDKVKELAIEQTDGNGEDGDDFKVDFEALLKENPDTVGWLRLEEPSVISYPIVKSSDNEEYLTKTFSANDNRLGAIFMDMRNNPEFTERNTFIYGHNLKVGGEMFSQLNEYASEEFCKKYPYFYIYTPNGQKLTYRVFSAAVVKDTAENYKITYATQEEFLDYEELCKATSNYQVDVELNSQSQIVSLSTCTNINDDERFLVQGVLVKEP, from the coding sequence ATGAGCAGGAATCAGGAAAAAAAGAAAAGGAAGAAAGGCCGGGGAGGGGGAGCCATATCTACCGCCGTGCTTTTAGCGGCAGTGTGTGTTTTTATATTTTCAGCCTACCAGCTGACGATGGTGCTTGTGCCATATTACACAGGTGGGAAGGAATATGATAAAGTCAAGGAGCTGGCCATCGAACAGACTGATGGAAACGGAGAAGATGGGGATGATTTTAAAGTTGACTTTGAAGCACTCTTGAAGGAGAATCCAGATACAGTAGGGTGGCTCAGGCTGGAAGAACCATCAGTTATCAGTTACCCTATTGTAAAGAGTTCGGATAACGAAGAATATCTCACAAAGACGTTTTCCGCTAATGATAACAGGCTGGGGGCAATTTTCATGGATATGCGGAATAATCCTGAATTTACGGAGCGTAATACATTTATTTATGGGCATAACCTAAAGGTGGGCGGAGAAATGTTTTCGCAGCTAAATGAGTATGCGAGTGAAGAATTCTGTAAGAAATATCCATATTTTTATATTTATACGCCAAATGGACAGAAGCTAACATACCGGGTATTTTCCGCCGCTGTTGTCAAAGATACGGCAGAGAATTATAAAATTACATATGCCACACAGGAAGAGTTTCTTGATTACGAAGAGCTGTGCAAGGCCACGTCGAACTATCAGGTAGATGTTGAATTGAACAGCCAGTCGCAAATTGTGAGTTTGTCTACCTGTACAAACATAAACGACGACGAGAGATTCCTGGTACAGGGGGTGTTGGTAAAAGAGCCTTAG
- a CDS encoding DUF951 domain-containing protein — MADRFDIGDLIRMKKPHPCGSHEWEILRVGADFRLKCQGCGHQIMVPRKLVEKNTKEIRKKA; from the coding sequence ATGGCAGACAGATTTGATATTGGAGATTTGATACGGATGAAGAAACCTCACCCTTGCGGAAGCCATGAGTGGGAGATTCTGCGTGTAGGTGCGGATTTTAGGCTTAAATGCCAGGGGTGTGGACATCAGATTATGGTTCCCCGGAAGTTGGTGGAAAAGAATACGAAGGAAATCAGGAAAAAAGCTTGA
- the rpsF gene encoding 30S ribosomal protein S6, with protein MNKYELAVVVSAKIEDDARAQVIEKVKDLITRFGGSVSDVDEWGKRRFAYEIQKMKEGYYYFIHFESESTVPSEVEQRIRIMDHVLRYLCVRQEA; from the coding sequence ATGAATAAGTATGAGTTAGCTGTTGTTGTCAGCGCAAAGATCGAAGATGATGCCAGAGCGCAAGTTATCGAAAAAGTGAAAGATTTAATCACACGTTTTGGTGGCAGCGTATCAGACGTTGATGAATGGGGTAAGAGAAGATTTGCTTACGAGATTCAGAAGATGAAAGAGGGATATTACTACTTCATCCACTTCGAATCTGAAAGTACTGTTCCTAGTGAAGTGGAGCAGCGTATCCGTATTATGGATCATGTACTCAGATATTTATGCGTTAGACAGGAAGCATAA
- a CDS encoding single-stranded DNA-binding protein: MNKVVLVGRLTRDPEVRYSQGDSTTAVARYTVAVDRRFKRDNEPTADFIPCVVFGRSAEFAEKYFRQGMRVSISGRIQTGSYTNKEGAKVYTTEVIIEEQEFAESRAESEANRNSFQQAAPSPSPSVDAGDGFMNIPDGIDEELPFN, from the coding sequence ATGAATAAAGTAGTTTTGGTAGGGCGCCTCACAAGAGACCCCGAAGTTAGATATTCACAAGGTGACAGTACAACTGCCGTTGCAAGATATACAGTGGCCGTTGACCGCAGATTTAAAAGGGATAATGAACCCACTGCAGATTTTATTCCGTGTGTTGTGTTTGGACGTTCTGCTGAATTTGCGGAGAAGTATTTCCGGCAGGGTATGCGTGTTTCTATATCGGGCCGTATTCAGACCGGAAGCTACACTAATAAAGAAGGCGCTAAGGTGTACACGACAGAGGTTATTATTGAGGAGCAGGAATTTGCGGAGAGCAGAGCCGAGAGTGAAGCTAACAGAAATTCCTTCCAGCAGGCGGCCCCGAGTCCTTCACCGAGTGTCGATGCGGGTGACGGATTCATGAATATTCCGGATGGGATTGATGAAGAGTTGCCGTTTAATTAG
- the rpsR gene encoding 30S ribosomal protein S18 translates to MAYEKGSRPEGGFKRRGPARRRKKVCVFCGKENNEIDYKDVAKLKKYISERGKILPRRITGNCAKHQRALTVAIKRARHIALMPYVQD, encoded by the coding sequence ATGGCTTACGAAAAGGGCAGCAGACCAGAAGGCGGCTTCAAGAGAAGAGGCCCGGCACGCAGGAGAAAAAAGGTATGCGTATTCTGTGGCAAAGAGAATAATGAGATTGATTACAAAGATGTTGCAAAATTAAAGAAATATATCTCTGAAAGGGGAAAAATTCTTCCCAGAAGGATCACAGGAAACTGTGCAAAACATCAGAGAGCTTTGACGGTAGCGATAAAGAGAGCAAGACATATTGCTTTGATGCCATACGTTCAGGACTAA
- a CDS encoding MFS transporter: MNKKKIFYGWYIVFGCLIITCTMVPPIMALSNKFLIQVTGELGISRSAFTLANTILQGLGIFISPIVSSRLAKGNMRRIQCISIVGFVLSYASYSLAQNAVHLYISSFFTGIFFLNAALIPVSMMITNWFVKKRGLAMSIAMAGIGVGGTIFSPIITTLLEHYGWRHTYQIMALIILVLALPAAFFLLRKTPQDMGLLPYGSDEAAQSKTSAAQASPSFTLSVKESWTKVFFWIFILGMLCNGLINTGALGHFPPAIEEMHGAQVQALIISMYSLIGIFGKIVLGWLNDRYGVVVSTAFGCITFAVSFIFMLMGSNVTLLYIMAVLFGLGDAIGTVTPPLVTSAIFGAEKYGEAYGIANSFTQIGLSLGSLLVAAIYDASGSYNTAWILLLILTVGALFGWVGSYLLSKKYRTQ, translated from the coding sequence ATGAATAAGAAAAAAATTTTTTATGGATGGTATATTGTCTTCGGATGCCTCATTATCACTTGTACGATGGTGCCTCCGATTATGGCACTTAGTAATAAATTCTTAATCCAGGTAACTGGAGAGCTTGGTATCTCCCGAAGTGCCTTCACCCTTGCAAATACAATTCTGCAGGGACTTGGCATCTTTATCTCACCAATTGTCTCTTCCAGGCTTGCGAAAGGAAATATGCGCCGGATTCAGTGTATCAGCATTGTAGGATTTGTACTTTCCTACGCATCCTATTCGCTGGCCCAAAATGCAGTCCACCTTTATATTTCCTCTTTCTTTACCGGAATCTTCTTCTTAAATGCGGCTCTCATTCCTGTCAGCATGATGATTACAAACTGGTTTGTGAAAAAAAGAGGGTTGGCAATGAGTATTGCCATGGCCGGAATTGGCGTGGGCGGAACTATTTTCAGTCCCATTATTACTACACTCCTTGAACACTATGGCTGGCGCCACACTTATCAGATCATGGCGCTGATTATCCTTGTCCTGGCGCTCCCTGCAGCCTTCTTCCTTCTGCGGAAAACACCTCAGGATATGGGCCTTCTTCCATACGGAAGTGATGAAGCTGCTCAGTCAAAGACTTCTGCAGCGCAGGCTTCTCCTTCTTTTACCCTAAGTGTAAAAGAATCCTGGACAAAGGTATTCTTCTGGATTTTTATTTTGGGGATGCTCTGCAATGGATTGATCAATACCGGTGCCCTGGGCCACTTCCCTCCTGCAATTGAGGAAATGCACGGCGCGCAGGTACAGGCTCTGATTATCTCCATGTATTCGTTAATCGGCATCTTTGGAAAAATCGTGCTGGGCTGGCTGAACGACCGGTACGGAGTTGTTGTCAGTACTGCATTCGGCTGTATAACATTTGCCGTCTCTTTTATCTTTATGCTAATGGGAAGCAACGTAACCCTACTTTATATTATGGCTGTCCTTTTCGGTCTCGGAGATGCTATCGGAACCGTAACACCGCCCCTTGTAACCTCCGCTATCTTTGGCGCTGAAAAATATGGAGAGGCTTATGGGATCGCAAACAGCTTTACGCAGATTGGCCTCTCGCTTGGTTCTCTTCTGGTCGCCGCAATCTATGATGCAAGCGGCTCCTATAATACAGCCTGGATTCTTCTTCTGATCCTCACAGTCGGCGCACTTTTTGGATGGGTTGGCTCTTATTTACTTTCTAAAAAATACCGTACACAGTAA
- a CDS encoding M20 metallopeptidase family protein, producing MNHFLERAKELEIQMQEDRHHLHRRAEAGEHLPETVSYVMNRLREIGLDPEEICPSGISACIKGAYPGKTILLRADMDALPMNEINDLPFQSETNAAHNCGHDLHTAMLLGAAQILFEHRNELHGNVKLMFQPAEEIFAGSKKMIEAGILSNPPVDVAMGMHVMLDTAVPSLNYGTGYMTSSCDGFKITVHGSGCHGAMPHLGIDPINAGLHIYSAFQNLIARECDPSEKVSLTFGAFQAGSTTNIVPDQAILMGTLRTYNKQLRGRLVKRMQEICEYTGKAFHVSVDYETVSDVPSTYSDPELTTELAEYASHIVPDFICHTDYKVTPSDDFACISEQVPTAYFMIGCKVEGCSVQHHNPGVLFDEAVLPYGAATHAACAFHWLNKEH from the coding sequence ATGAATCATTTTTTAGAAAGAGCAAAAGAGCTTGAAATCCAGATGCAGGAAGACCGGCATCATCTGCACAGACGGGCTGAAGCCGGAGAACATCTGCCGGAAACAGTTTCATATGTGATGAACCGTCTGCGTGAAATCGGACTGGATCCAGAAGAAATATGCCCATCTGGTATTTCCGCATGCATCAAAGGAGCATATCCAGGAAAAACAATACTCCTGCGGGCAGACATGGATGCACTGCCAATGAACGAAATCAATGATCTTCCGTTTCAAAGTGAGACAAATGCCGCACATAACTGCGGACATGACCTGCACACAGCAATGCTTCTCGGTGCAGCACAGATACTTTTTGAACACCGCAATGAACTCCACGGCAACGTCAAATTGATGTTCCAACCTGCCGAAGAAATATTTGCCGGTTCTAAGAAAATGATTGAAGCTGGTATTTTATCCAACCCTCCTGTAGATGTGGCTATGGGCATGCACGTCATGCTTGATACTGCAGTGCCCTCTCTGAACTATGGCACCGGCTATATGACTTCTTCCTGCGACGGCTTCAAAATTACTGTCCACGGCTCAGGATGTCATGGGGCGATGCCACATCTAGGGATTGATCCCATTAATGCCGGACTACATATTTATAGCGCTTTTCAGAATCTTATTGCAAGAGAATGTGATCCATCTGAGAAAGTCAGCCTGACTTTCGGTGCCTTTCAGGCAGGTTCCACGACTAACATCGTACCGGATCAGGCCATCCTCATGGGAACACTGCGCACATACAATAAACAGCTTAGGGGGCGGCTCGTGAAAAGAATGCAGGAGATCTGTGAATATACCGGCAAGGCTTTTCATGTGTCTGTTGACTATGAGACCGTCTCTGATGTACCGTCTACTTACTCTGATCCAGAGCTGACCACAGAACTGGCAGAATATGCCTCCCATATCGTTCCGGACTTTATATGCCATACGGACTACAAGGTAACTCCTTCTGATGATTTTGCATGTATCTCAGAGCAGGTTCCCACCGCTTACTTTATGATCGGATGCAAGGTAGAGGGATGCAGCGTACAGCATCACAATCCAGGCGTACTTTTTGACGAAGCTGTCCTGCCTTACGGAGCAGCCACACACGCAGCCTGTGCTTTCCATTGGCTGAATAAGGAGCATTAA
- a CDS encoding helix-turn-helix domain-containing protein, which produces MIRKIAVVTTDFLGEFICNTLDELNLGFAYRIFVYHTFEDLKEIYKDITEEYDGILTSGSFPAHMIKLYYPREERPICFFNTDESAMYRLLLILLQRNRELDFDRVYADIIQMFGGDLKAFAEGRENMPDISGLSEEEFSLERMLHLEQEQYEKHLELWRGGKTDLSITRFSSIVLRLREAGVNVYFPYPGQPYIREVCGSLLEKIEKKELEEHQPGIVIIKIAASEKAFSQELDLNYVRLESLMTEYLKEWMMDYSIKRYHYGMEIVTSRKVILEWTEDLTEDRVGVYLKSKKTAWGFSIGYGLGMGLAQTRMNALSACHEAELRKNVSYLMSEREELIGPLGQGAEFILKVESSAGPEMESSLSPLTLKKVFAAMDAAPKKEITAQELAFRLGVTKRSANRMLAALEKEGTLQVAYKKRMTSRGRPESVFVRL; this is translated from the coding sequence ATGATTAGGAAAATTGCAGTGGTTACAACGGATTTTTTAGGAGAATTTATTTGTAATACGTTGGATGAATTAAATCTGGGCTTTGCGTACCGGATTTTTGTTTACCATACATTTGAAGATTTAAAAGAAATCTATAAAGATATTACAGAAGAATATGACGGGATTCTGACCAGCGGGAGCTTTCCGGCACATATGATAAAGCTTTATTATCCGAGAGAAGAGCGGCCGATCTGTTTTTTTAATACGGATGAATCGGCCATGTACCGACTTCTCTTGATTTTGTTGCAAAGGAACAGAGAGCTGGATTTTGATCGTGTTTATGCAGATATTATACAGATGTTCGGCGGGGATCTTAAGGCATTTGCGGAGGGCAGGGAAAATATGCCTGATATTAGCGGACTCTCAGAGGAGGAATTCAGTCTTGAGAGAATGCTGCATCTTGAACAGGAGCAGTATGAGAAGCACCTGGAGCTGTGGAGGGGAGGAAAGACAGATCTGTCTATTACAAGGTTTTCCAGTATTGTCCTAAGGCTGCGTGAAGCCGGGGTAAACGTCTATTTTCCATATCCAGGACAACCGTATATCCGGGAAGTGTGCGGAAGTCTCCTTGAAAAGATTGAGAAAAAGGAGTTAGAGGAGCATCAGCCTGGAATTGTTATCATTAAAATAGCTGCCTCTGAAAAAGCCTTTTCACAAGAGCTTGACCTGAACTATGTTCGTCTTGAATCACTGATGACAGAATATCTCAAAGAATGGATGATGGATTATTCTATAAAGCGTTATCATTATGGAATGGAGATTGTTACATCTAGGAAGGTGATTCTAGAGTGGACAGAAGACCTGACTGAGGATCGGGTGGGAGTTTATCTGAAAAGCAAAAAAACTGCATGGGGTTTCAGTATTGGCTATGGGCTTGGGATGGGGCTTGCACAGACAAGAATGAATGCGCTTAGCGCCTGCCACGAAGCAGAGCTCAGAAAAAATGTGAGTTATCTGATGAGCGAGAGGGAGGAGTTGATAGGTCCCCTTGGCCAGGGTGCAGAGTTTATTTTAAAGGTAGAAAGTAGTGCAGGGCCGGAGATGGAATCCAGTTTGTCGCCGCTTACTTTGAAAAAGGTGTTTGCGGCCATGGATGCGGCGCCAAAAAAAGAGATTACGGCGCAGGAGCTGGCTTTTCGCCTTGGAGTGACAAAGAGAAGTGCCAACCGAATGCTTGCGGCACTTGAAAAGGAGGGGACACTGCAAGTGGCCTATAAGAAACGAATGACTTCCAGAGGACGTCCGGAAAGTGTTTTTGTGAGATTGTAA